From the genome of Thermogutta terrifontis, one region includes:
- the ilvC gene encoding ketol-acid reductoisomerase gives MPAKIYYDQDADLSLLQKKTVAIIGYGSQGHAHAQNLRDSGVRVVVAELPGTPNYKLAVEHGFQPVSAEEATKQGDVITILLPDEIQPDVFRTSIRPHLKPGNVIVCSHGFNVHYGQFDIPEGVAAVLVAPKGPGHLVRSEFVKGGGVPCLVANGPNGTEETFKLALAYAKGIGGTRAGVIETTFAEETETDLFGEQVVLCGGVSELICAAFETLVEAGYQPELAYFECMHELKLIVDLMYQGGLSYMRYSISNTAEYGDYTRGPRIITEQTRAEMKKILKEIQTGAFAKEWILENKANAPMFKALRKKARAHMIEEVGRKLRKMMKWIDAKEV, from the coding sequence ATGCCAGCCAAAATTTACTATGATCAGGATGCGGATCTGTCACTGTTGCAGAAGAAGACGGTGGCCATCATTGGATACGGCTCTCAGGGGCACGCCCATGCCCAAAATCTGAGGGACAGCGGCGTTCGGGTGGTGGTTGCGGAGTTGCCCGGAACCCCGAATTACAAGCTGGCAGTAGAACACGGGTTTCAACCGGTCTCCGCGGAAGAGGCCACCAAACAGGGCGACGTCATTACGATCCTGCTGCCCGACGAAATTCAGCCTGATGTGTTCCGAACCTCGATTCGGCCGCATCTGAAGCCGGGAAACGTCATCGTGTGTTCTCACGGATTCAACGTGCACTACGGGCAGTTCGATATTCCGGAGGGCGTGGCGGCCGTCCTGGTGGCCCCCAAGGGGCCTGGGCATCTCGTGCGCTCGGAATTCGTGAAAGGGGGCGGTGTTCCCTGTCTGGTGGCCAATGGGCCGAACGGCACCGAGGAAACGTTCAAGCTGGCACTGGCCTATGCAAAGGGGATTGGCGGTACCCGGGCAGGCGTCATCGAGACGACCTTCGCCGAGGAAACCGAAACCGACCTCTTCGGTGAGCAGGTGGTCCTGTGTGGTGGTGTCAGCGAGTTGATTTGTGCCGCCTTCGAAACACTTGTCGAGGCCGGTTATCAGCCGGAGCTGGCCTACTTCGAGTGCATGCATGAGCTCAAGCTGATCGTCGATCTCATGTACCAGGGCGGTCTCAGCTACATGCGGTACAGCATTTCCAACACCGCTGAGTACGGCGATTACACCCGCGGCCCACGGATCATCACCGAGCAAACCCGTGCGGAGATGAAGAAGATCCTCAAAGAAATTCAGACCGGCGCATTTGCCAAGGAATGGATTCTGGAGAACAAGGCCAACGCGCCGATGTTTAAGGCCCTCCGAAAGAAAGCACGCGCCCACATGATCGAGGAAGTCGGTCGGAAACTCCGCAAGATGATGAAATGGATCGACGCCAAAGAGGTTTGA
- the ilvN gene encoding acetolactate synthase small subunit — translation MRHILSALVQNVPGVLSHIAGMLASRGYNIDSLAVGETEDPRLSRMTFVVVGDDAVIEQVRKQLEKIVTVVRVDDISSRDYVERDLMLIKVSAPPDRRGEIRELVEIFRGRIVDVAPESMIIEISGQEKKVESFIELMRPFGILELARTGRIAMVRGSSSLRNSDNHDDQALANSRCPSGSG, via the coding sequence ATGCGGCACATATTATCGGCTTTAGTGCAGAACGTACCGGGCGTACTCTCCCATATTGCGGGAATGCTCGCCTCACGCGGGTACAATATCGACAGCCTGGCCGTCGGCGAGACAGAAGATCCGCGGCTTTCGCGGATGACTTTCGTCGTGGTCGGGGACGATGCCGTGATCGAGCAGGTCCGAAAACAACTGGAGAAGATCGTCACCGTCGTCCGGGTGGATGACATCAGTTCGCGAGATTATGTGGAGCGCGACCTGATGCTCATCAAGGTGTCGGCCCCGCCGGACCGGCGTGGAGAAATCCGCGAACTGGTGGAAATCTTCCGCGGACGCATTGTCGATGTCGCGCCGGAAAGTATGATAATCGAGATTTCCGGTCAGGAGAAAAAGGTCGAGTCCTTCATCGAGCTGATGCGGCCGTTCGGAATTCTGGAGTTGGCGCGGACCGGGCGCATCGCAATGGTGCGAGGGAGTTCGTCGCTCAGGAATTCTGACAACCACGACGATCAAGCGTTGGCAAATTCTCGTTGCCCCAGTGGTTCCGGTTGA
- the hypE gene encoding hydrogenase expression/formation protein HypE — protein MAEGSFSGSGFQCPLPLSSSDTIQLAHGGGGRLMRQLITELFLPQFRHTGETSEGLREPPHDSAEIRLGDGTRMAFTTDSFVVSPLFFPGGDIGKLAVFGTVNDLAMSGAKPLWLSAGFILEEGLPLDTLRRVVQSMRQAAEEAGVRIITGDTKVVDRGKGDGIYINTTGLGWIPENVHISPSRIRPGDKILLSGDVGRHGIAIMSVREGLQFDNALPSDCAPLHRVVRAMVKRAADAIHCLRDLTRGGLASALNELAMDAHVAMVINEQAIPVEPAVAAACELLGLDPYYVANEGRFVAVVRADAAEELLAVLREQAGCTSAQIIGEVQPAPAGVVELRTALGGSRVLDLLSGEQMPRIC, from the coding sequence ATGGCGGAGGGCTCTTTCAGCGGGAGTGGCTTTCAGTGTCCGTTGCCGCTCAGCTCATCGGACACCATTCAGCTTGCCCACGGCGGGGGCGGCCGACTCATGCGGCAATTGATCACCGAGTTGTTTCTGCCCCAATTTCGGCACACCGGCGAGACCAGCGAGGGCCTTCGCGAGCCGCCGCATGACAGCGCGGAGATCCGCCTCGGCGATGGAACACGGATGGCCTTCACCACCGATTCGTTTGTGGTCAGTCCGCTATTTTTCCCCGGCGGAGACATCGGCAAGCTGGCTGTCTTCGGCACGGTGAACGACCTGGCGATGTCGGGCGCCAAACCGCTGTGGCTGAGTGCCGGATTCATTCTTGAAGAGGGACTGCCCCTGGACACGCTTCGCCGGGTGGTGCAGTCCATGCGCCAGGCCGCCGAGGAGGCAGGGGTCCGCATCATCACGGGTGACACCAAGGTGGTCGATCGGGGAAAAGGGGACGGCATTTACATCAACACGACGGGGCTGGGCTGGATCCCCGAAAACGTGCACATTTCCCCGTCCCGGATTCGGCCGGGGGACAAGATTCTGCTGTCGGGAGACGTCGGCCGCCACGGTATCGCCATCATGTCAGTCCGCGAAGGCTTGCAGTTCGACAATGCCCTGCCGAGTGATTGTGCGCCGCTTCACCGGGTGGTTCGGGCAATGGTGAAGCGCGCCGCCGATGCCATTCATTGCTTGCGGGATTTGACGCGCGGTGGGCTGGCTTCTGCACTCAACGAGCTGGCCATGGACGCCCATGTGGCGATGGTCATCAACGAGCAGGCGATTCCGGTGGAACCTGCGGTGGCGGCCGCCTGTGAACTGCTTGGGCTGGACCCCTATTACGTGGCGAATGAAGGGCGGTTTGTGGCGGTGGTCAGGGCCGACGCGGCTGAGGAACTTCTGGCGGTTTTGCGCGAGCAGGCCGGATGTACCAGCGCCCAGATCATCGGCGAAGTCCAGCCTGCCCCGGCCGGTGTGGTGGAGCTGCGGACGGCCTTAGGGGGTTCACGCGTGCTGGATCTCCTTTCAGGAGAGCAAATGCCGAGGATCTGTTGA